In one Planctomycetota bacterium genomic region, the following are encoded:
- a CDS encoding zinc ribbon domain-containing protein, producing MNAVSCPKCNAELPARGRFCLECGCDLYQAGVRRAPLLGARSLVALAIAVGILGAVVVATRGRLATNSRELPPEEHVVRGLTGELLALAAERNYPEIVRRFYRSNGPEFQAIEQTLQEIVRGRGAPGLNIFRASAMDDLEEAKRFVERHGTQHPDYVVGLLAALTFQDGALRATLGGAPVGTQRAEDFCAWHFGLAFQGAGAKAARIAQIAWRDGPRGEPRLVAIVTYPESPALVPGVLDPRVLPWRLMGDGAWALAFDSRLCLDEVLDLLLRVKL from the coding sequence GTGAACGCTGTGTCCTGCCCGAAGTGCAACGCCGAACTGCCCGCCAGGGGCCGGTTCTGCCTCGAGTGCGGATGCGACCTCTACCAGGCAGGTGTCCGCCGCGCTCCGCTCCTCGGCGCGAGAAGCCTGGTGGCCCTGGCCATCGCGGTGGGCATTCTCGGCGCCGTGGTCGTGGCCACACGCGGGAGGCTGGCCACGAACTCCCGCGAGTTGCCTCCCGAGGAGCACGTCGTGCGCGGCCTCACCGGCGAGCTGCTGGCGCTGGCGGCCGAGCGAAACTACCCCGAGATCGTCCGTCGCTTCTACCGCTCCAACGGACCGGAATTCCAGGCGATCGAGCAGACGCTTCAGGAGATCGTGCGCGGCCGCGGCGCCCCGGGGCTCAACATCTTCCGAGCCAGCGCGATGGACGACCTGGAGGAGGCCAAGAGGTTCGTCGAGCGCCACGGCACCCAACACCCCGACTACGTCGTGGGTCTGCTGGCGGCGCTGACGTTCCAGGATGGCGCCCTGCGCGCCACCCTGGGGGGCGCGCCCGTCGGCACGCAGCGCGCCGAGGACTTCTGCGCGTGGCACTTCGGCCTGGCGTTCCAGGGAGCGGGCGCCAAGGCGGCCCGCATCGCCCAGATCGCCTGGCGCGACGGGCCTCGCGGGGAGCCCCGGCTAGTGGCCATCGTGACGTATCCGGAATCGCCCGCGCTCGTGCCCGGCGTCCTGGACCCGCGCGTTCTGCCCTGGCGGCTGATGGGCGACGGCGCCTGGGCGCTCGCCTTCGACAGCAGGCTGTGCCTCGACGAGGTGCTGGACCTTCTGCTGCGGGTGAAACTCTAG